The Caldanaerobius fijiensis DSM 17918 DNA segment CGGCTTAACGATGTTTATAGGTATAGCAAAACCCAGTCCTTCTGCCGTACTGACTTTAGCTGAATTTATACCTACTACATTACCCTGGGCATCCAGCAGTGGGCCCCCGCTATTTCCCGGATTTATAGACGCATCAGTCTGAAGCAAATCTTCCAGTATAGAATTTCTACCATCTTCCTTGATCATAATACTTCTGTTGACAGCACTTATAATCCCAGCTGTAACCGACCTTTCGAACCTGAGGCCTAAAGGATTGCCTATAGCTATGGCCTGCTGCCCAACTACCACTTTATCAGAGTCCCCCAAATCCACTGCAGGCAAATTCGTAGCATTTATCTTTATTATGGAAAGATCCAGAGATGGATCCGCCCATAGTACTCTGGCAGGCAGAGTTCTTCCGTCAGCCAGGTAAACTGTCACTCTTCGGGAAGTTTTACTGGCCACATGGTTATTTGTAACAATGTAGCCATCAGAATCTATTATAAAGCCGGATCCCGTACCTTCAACCTGTCTCGTCCTGAAAAATAGGTCGGTTGTTATGTCTACAGTCACTATTCCCACCACAGCCGGCATAACCTTCTCAGCCACCGCTGTGGTTACAGTTTCTTTTACAGCCTGTGGAATAACCACTCTGGTATACGCCTTCCCTGGCACCTGCAGCGCAGGCGGATACGGAAGGATCTTGCCATATAAATATTGAGGAGCTATGTAAGCTGTAACAATACTCCCTATAAAAGCCCCTATAATCGCGATAGCAGCTATCAGCCACCATATGTTGTTCTTTTCTCCATGGTACCCGTTCAACAAACCACCCCTTTTATAGTTTTACCACTTCACTTACAAACTCTCTTGAAGCTACTTTTACATCTAATTTTACGCCATTCTCCATAAGTTTATTCATAACAGTGTTTAGCGCCAATTCAGGGGTGTTGTTGTTCTCACTCAAATGGCCCAAAAAAACCATTCCACACGCTCTTAGCCTGGATATCTTAACCAGAAATTCTGCTGCAGCATCATTAGAAAGGTGCCCATAATTGCTTAAAATCCTCTGCTTTAAAAAGTAAGGGTATCGCCCTTCTTTCAGCATTTTTACATCATGATTGGATTCCAATACCAGTACATCAGAGTCCATGACACAGCGTGCTACCCCCTTGCTAACATATCCCAGATCAGTTACCACTGATATCTTATATCCACCGTACCTGATGCTGTAAATTACAGGTTCCGCTGCATCATGCGACTTTTTATATGCAACAATATTCAAATCACCTATTGTAAACTCAGTATTGGATTCAAAAATGCGGATATTCTTATCGCAGATCTTACCTATCTGTCCTGACATAGCATCCCATGTGGGACGATTGGCGTATATGGGTATATCAAATCTTCTTGATAGCACTCCAGCGCCCCAGATATGGTCTCTGTGTTCATGGGTTATGAGAATAGCATCTATATCGCCGGCATAGACATCGATCTCCTTAAGAGTTTTCTCAATAGCTTTACCATTCATGCCCGCATCTATCAATATCTGGGTATCACCTGAACAAATATAGTAACAATTGCCGTTGCTGCCACTTCTCAGAGAACAAAATTTCAGAGCCATCAGTCTTTTACCCTCACGATGTCGCCGCCCAGCTGAATGAATTTATCCTCAATTCTCTCATAACCCCTATCTATATGCTCTAAGTTGTGCACTATACTCATACCTTTTGCCGTCAAAGCAGCAACCACCATAGCCGCTCCTGCTCTTAAATCAGTCGCTGAAACCTCTGCGCCTAAAAGTTCTTCTACGCCTTCTATTATAGCACTTCTGCCTTCCACTCTGGCGTTGAGACCCATCTTTTTGAGCTCTTCGATATATTTGAACCTGCTCTCCCACACATTCTCCGTTATTATGCTGGTACCTTTGGATATGCCGAGCAATACCGCCATGGGCTGCTGTAAATCTGTGGGAAAACCCGGATACGGCAACGTCTTTATGTCTACCGCCTTTGTCCTTCCATTTCCTATAACCCTTATGCTGCTCTCCCCTTCTTCAACGATTACTCCCATTTCTTTCAGCTTAGCCGTTAACGGCTCCATGTGGGTTGGAATCACATCATCTACAATTATATCACCTTGCGTCGACGCCGCCGCAATCATAAACGTACCCGCCTCTATCTGATCGGGTATTATAGAATACTCGCAGGGTCTTAATTCGCTAACACCTTTAATTCTAATCACATCCGTCCCTGCACCCTTTATAGATGCGCCCATGGCATTCAAAAAGTTCGCTACATCCACTACATGGGGCTCTTTGGCTGCATTTTCTATAACTGTCAATCCCTCTGCCATACACGCAGCAAGCATGATATTTATTGTGGCACCAACACTCACTACATCCAAGTATATATTGCTGCCGATCAATTTATCAGCCTTGGCGTGGATAATGCCGTGTTCAATGTATACTTCAGCCCCCAGGCTTCTAAACCCTTTTATATGCTGATCTATAGGCCTTACCCCGATATTACAGCCGCCAGGCATGGGAACATGAGCTTCTTTATACCTCCCTAAAAGAGCCCCCAAAAAATAATAAGAAGCCCTCAACCTATTGGCCAGGTCGACGGGAATCGACGTGCTCTTTATATTACTGGAATCTATATAAATCGTATTACCTTGAAAATCCACTTTAACACCTATGTATTCCATCATATCCAATAAATAAAATGTGTCATTTATCCTCGGTATATTAGATATCACACAACGAGAACATGATAAGATAGCTGCAGGTATTACTGCAACCGCTGAATTTTTTGCACCACTAATTTTAACGCGCCCTATAAGAGGCTTTCCACCACGTACTACAAACTTTTCCATTTTATCTTCCCTTCAGCTATTTAAAATAGTACAATTAAACTTTAATACAAAATCCATAAATTTTCAAGGACTATTTTGCTTCAACATTACCTGTATAAGCGTTGACATAATACATTTTATTGTCAACCATTAATTTCCATGCCGGTATCGCTTCTCCTGATGCGGCATTATCCCACATAAAGTAGTACCCAATCTCAGTAGCAGTAATCCTGGTTCCTTTTAATTTGCCTGTTTCTCCCAATACAGAATATATAGCCTGAATTCCATCGATTATCGCCTTTTCTTTGCCTACCATACCACGAACTGTTAAATAAGACCACTTAACCACAGCACGATCATTATATATATTTACATTAATATAGCTTGTGTCCACATAATAGCCGTTATATACCTCTCCAAACTGAACCAAAAAGCCATCTGGGGTTTTATAAACAGATTTTAGGACAGTATTTGTATCGCCTATGTTATATCTTTTAATAAGTTCTTGGGCTAACTTCGTCGCACTTCTTGAATCATTTACTTCTTTATTTATCCTGTATGTTTTTTCGCCTTTTTTAGTTTCGACCTTCAGCATTCTCATGAATCTTACGGTCTTTGGAATCTTTGTATCTATCACTATATCCTGTGCTCGTAAATTTT contains these protein-coding regions:
- the yycI gene encoding two-component system regulatory protein YycI, with protein sequence MDWQRAKWILLISFAIVNIYLLFIYINYSFGYDESTYLDAVKNLRAQDIVIDTKIPKTVRFMRMLKVETKKGEKTYRINKEVNDSRSATKLAQELIKRYNIGDTNTVLKSVYKTPDGFLVQFGEVYNGYYVDTSYINVNIYNDRAVVKWSYLTVRGMVGKEKAIIDGIQAIYSVLGETGKLKGTRITATEIGYYFMWDNAASGEAIPAWKLMVDNKMYYVNAYTGNVEAK
- a CDS encoding MBL fold metallo-hydrolase is translated as MALKFCSLRSGSNGNCYYICSGDTQILIDAGMNGKAIEKTLKEIDVYAGDIDAILITHEHRDHIWGAGVLSRRFDIPIYANRPTWDAMSGQIGKICDKNIRIFESNTEFTIGDLNIVAYKKSHDAAEPVIYSIRYGGYKISVVTDLGYVSKGVARCVMDSDVLVLESNHDVKMLKEGRYPYFLKQRILSNYGHLSNDAAAEFLVKISRLRACGMVFLGHLSENNNTPELALNTVMNKLMENGVKLDVKVASREFVSEVVKL
- a CDS encoding UDP-N-acetylglucosamine 1-carboxyvinyltransferase; the encoded protein is MEKFVVRGGKPLIGRVKISGAKNSAVAVIPAAILSCSRCVISNIPRINDTFYLLDMMEYIGVKVDFQGNTIYIDSSNIKSTSIPVDLANRLRASYYFLGALLGRYKEAHVPMPGGCNIGVRPIDQHIKGFRSLGAEVYIEHGIIHAKADKLIGSNIYLDVVSVGATINIMLAACMAEGLTVIENAAKEPHVVDVANFLNAMGASIKGAGTDVIRIKGVSELRPCEYSIIPDQIEAGTFMIAAASTQGDIIVDDVIPTHMEPLTAKLKEMGVIVEEGESSIRVIGNGRTKAVDIKTLPYPGFPTDLQQPMAVLLGISKGTSIITENVWESRFKYIEELKKMGLNARVEGRSAIIEGVEELLGAEVSATDLRAGAAMVVAALTAKGMSIVHNLEHIDRGYERIEDKFIQLGGDIVRVKD
- a CDS encoding S1C family serine protease; this encodes MNGYHGEKNNIWWLIAAIAIIGAFIGSIVTAYIAPQYLYGKILPYPPALQVPGKAYTRVVIPQAVKETVTTAVAEKVMPAVVGIVTVDITTDLFFRTRQVEGTGSGFIIDSDGYIVTNNHVASKTSRRVTVYLADGRTLPARVLWADPSLDLSIIKINATNLPAVDLGDSDKVVVGQQAIAIGNPLGLRFERSVTAGIISAVNRSIMIKEDGRNSILEDLLQTDASINPGNSGGPLLDAQGNVVGINSAKVSTAEGLGFAIPINIVKPVAQKILKTGSFKAAYMGIVAYDREIAGYFNENIKLTKGVYIADIDRRGPSYRAGLRPGEVILSIDGKPVNTMLKLKEILFSKNPGDTITVTTNKKVVSVKLQ